In Archangium violaceum, the following are encoded in one genomic region:
- a CDS encoding N-acetylmuramic acid 6-phosphate etherase has translation MAKDTEGTARRFQGLDTWGTGEVLEALWSSQSRAAAACLPALPVLGRAVDAAVARLSSSGGRLVYAGAGSSGMLAALDALELGPTFGWPTGRLSILLAGGLDLVRGIDGGAEDDEGAGRTRARDTRLGPSDVVLGVSASGGSAFTVSIVDEARRHGALTVAVANLAESPLVRAAEHAVVVNTGAEVIAGSTRLGAGTSQKVVLNLFSTATMVGLGLVYDNLMCHVRPENAKLRQRCTTIISRIAQVGEDAAADALARHGDIPHAVLGLAGLSTEEADAALNRAGGNLRTALSSIEPKRRNG, from the coding sequence ATGGCGAAGGACACGGAGGGGACTGCACGGCGGTTCCAGGGGCTGGATACCTGGGGGACCGGGGAGGTCCTGGAGGCGCTGTGGAGCAGTCAATCGCGCGCGGCGGCGGCGTGTCTGCCGGCGTTGCCCGTGCTCGGGCGCGCCGTGGACGCAGCGGTCGCGCGGCTGTCCTCCAGTGGTGGCCGACTGGTCTACGCGGGCGCCGGCTCCTCGGGCATGCTCGCGGCCCTGGATGCGCTCGAGCTGGGGCCGACCTTCGGCTGGCCCACGGGCCGCCTCTCCATCCTGCTGGCCGGGGGTCTGGACCTGGTGCGCGGTATCGATGGTGGCGCCGAGGATGACGAGGGGGCGGGACGCACCCGCGCCCGCGACACCCGGCTGGGCCCCTCCGATGTGGTGCTCGGCGTCTCCGCCAGTGGAGGCAGCGCCTTCACGGTGAGCATCGTGGACGAGGCGCGGCGGCACGGCGCCCTGACGGTGGCCGTCGCCAACCTGGCGGAGTCGCCGCTGGTGCGCGCCGCCGAGCACGCGGTGGTGGTGAACACGGGCGCGGAGGTCATCGCCGGCTCCACCCGGCTGGGCGCCGGCACGTCGCAGAAGGTGGTCCTCAACCTCTTCTCGACGGCCACCATGGTGGGCCTCGGGCTCGTCTACGACAACCTGATGTGCCACGTGCGGCCGGAGAACGCGAAGCTGCGTCAGCGCTGCACCACCATCATCTCCCGCATCGCCCAGGTCGGGGAGGACGCCGCCGCCGACGCCCTCGCCCGCCATGGCGACATCCCCCACGCGGTACTCGGCCTGGCCGGCCTCTCCACCGAGGAGGCCGACGCCGCCCTGAACCGCGCCGGTGGGAACCTGCGTACCGCGCTCTCGTCGATCGAACCCAAACGGAGGAACGGCTGA
- a CDS encoding GntR family transcriptional regulator, whose amino-acid sequence MSIHASGVDALDKQALSSDLPLPLYLQLARYLRGLISSGKFGHRDALPSERELAERFEVSRVTVRKALKELLDEGLLQQRQGAGTFVNRGPYVEQRLSTLTSFSEDMGSRGLSAGSLWLHRMVSVATPEETLALGISPGTTVSRLQRLRTANDTPMALELAVIPTRFLPDPNEVQGSLYDTLRRRGYTPHRALQRLAAVKLTAEPAEQLGVPEGAAALYIERRTLLEDGTPLEFVRSHYRGDAYDFIVELNLAGPTGPQR is encoded by the coding sequence ATGTCCATCCACGCGAGCGGAGTCGATGCTCTCGACAAGCAGGCGCTGTCGAGTGATCTGCCGCTGCCGCTCTACCTTCAGCTGGCCCGGTATCTGAGGGGGCTGATCTCCAGCGGAAAGTTCGGCCATCGCGACGCGCTGCCGAGCGAGCGCGAGCTGGCGGAGCGGTTCGAGGTGTCCCGGGTCACGGTGCGCAAGGCCCTCAAGGAGTTGCTGGACGAGGGGTTGTTGCAGCAGCGCCAGGGCGCGGGCACCTTCGTGAACCGGGGCCCCTATGTGGAGCAGCGCCTGTCCACGCTGACCAGCTTCTCCGAGGACATGGGCTCGCGCGGGCTGTCCGCGGGTTCCCTGTGGCTGCACCGGATGGTCTCGGTGGCGACTCCCGAGGAGACGCTGGCGCTCGGCATCAGCCCGGGGACCACGGTCAGCCGGCTGCAACGTCTGCGCACGGCCAATGACACGCCCATGGCGCTGGAATTGGCGGTGATCCCCACCCGTTTCCTGCCGGATCCGAACGAGGTGCAGGGCTCGCTCTACGACACGCTGCGGCGCCGGGGCTACACGCCCCACCGCGCCCTGCAGCGCCTGGCGGCGGTCAAGCTGACGGCCGAGCCCGCCGAACAGCTCGGGGTGCCGGAAGGCGCGGCGGCTCTCTATATCGAGCGTCGCACCCTGCTCGAGGACGGGACCCCCCTGGAGTTCGTCCGCTCTCATTACCGCGGCGATGCCTACGACTTCATCGTTGAACTGAACCTGGCCGGCCCGACCGGTCCACAGAGGTGA
- a CDS encoding SIS domain-containing protein codes for MNPGTHPAPAAPGPAAPVPAMAREAAQSADVARRQIQQCAGTFAELGERLRQRPPRFVVTCARGSSDHASSYGKYLIETTLGRAVASVGPSIASVYNTRSLDLRDSLFIAVSQSGRSPDLLRLTEAARAGGALVVGFVNNEDSPLKALCDIGFPLCAGPEQSVAATKSYILSGLAFLQLVAHWSEDAALHGAIARLPSALEAARELDWWPALSRLTEARNLFVLGRGSGLGVAQEMALKFKELCRLHAEAFSSAEVSHGPLSLIRPGFPVLALGQEDNSAESTRSIVRRMVELGADVHSVLDVPGTKPLPSVPGVPSAIAPLCQIQSFYMAVHRLAAALELDPDAPVHLRKVTETV; via the coding sequence ATGAACCCTGGCACCCATCCCGCTCCCGCCGCTCCTGGTCCCGCTGCTCCCGTTCCCGCCATGGCGCGCGAGGCGGCCCAGTCGGCGGACGTCGCCCGCCGGCAGATCCAGCAGTGCGCTGGTACCTTCGCCGAGCTCGGTGAGCGGCTGCGCCAGCGGCCTCCGCGCTTCGTCGTCACCTGCGCGCGCGGCAGCTCCGACCATGCGTCCAGCTACGGCAAGTACCTGATCGAGACCACCCTGGGGCGCGCCGTGGCCTCGGTGGGTCCCAGCATCGCGTCCGTCTACAACACCCGGAGCCTGGACCTGCGGGACTCGCTCTTCATCGCCGTGTCGCAGTCCGGCCGCAGCCCGGACCTGCTGCGGTTGACGGAGGCGGCCCGCGCTGGTGGCGCCCTGGTCGTCGGCTTCGTCAACAACGAGGACTCTCCGCTCAAGGCCCTGTGCGACATCGGCTTCCCGCTGTGTGCCGGCCCGGAGCAGAGCGTCGCCGCCACGAAGTCCTACATCCTCTCCGGCCTCGCGTTCCTGCAGCTGGTGGCGCACTGGTCGGAGGATGCGGCGCTGCATGGCGCGATCGCGCGGCTGCCCTCGGCCCTGGAGGCGGCGCGTGAGCTGGACTGGTGGCCGGCGCTCTCGCGGCTCACCGAGGCGCGCAACCTGTTCGTGCTCGGACGTGGGAGCGGCCTGGGCGTGGCCCAGGAGATGGCGCTGAAGTTCAAGGAGCTGTGCCGGCTGCACGCCGAGGCCTTCAGCTCCGCCGAGGTGAGTCACGGTCCGCTGTCCCTGATCCGCCCTGGCTTCCCCGTGCTGGCGCTGGGGCAGGAGGACAACTCGGCCGAGAGCACCCGGAGCATCGTGCGCCGGATGGTGGAGCTGGGCGCGGACGTGCACTCGGTGCTGGACGTACCGGGAACCAAACCGCTGCCGTCGGTCCCTGGCGTGCCGAGCGCCATCGCGCCCCTGTGCCAGATCCAGAGCTTCTACATGGCGGTGCATCGGTTGGCGGCGGCGCTCGAGCTGGATCCCGACGCGCCCGTGCACCTCCGCAAGGTGACGGAGACAGTGTGA